A window from Symbiopectobacterium purcellii encodes these proteins:
- the lgt gene encoding prolipoprotein diacylglyceryl transferase, with protein MTTSYLAFPQFDPVIFSLGPVSLHWYGLMYLVGFVFAMWLAVRRANKPGSGWTKEEVENLLYLGFLGVFVGGRLGYVLFYAFPSFISNPLYLFKVWDGGMSFHGGLVGVICVMLWFAHRTKRHFFQVADFIAPLIPFGLGAGRLGNFINGELWGRVTTDTPWAMLFPGARSEDLMLAVTNPQWQTIFNQYGMLPRHPSQLYQMTLEGIALFILLNLFIRKPRPMGSVSGLFLIGYGVFRIITEFFRQPDAQLGLFGNFISMGQILSLPMVFAGILMMVWAYRRKA; from the coding sequence ATGACAACGAGTTACTTGGCGTTTCCTCAATTTGATCCGGTGATTTTCTCCCTTGGTCCCGTCTCTCTCCATTGGTATGGATTGATGTACCTGGTGGGATTTGTGTTTGCCATGTGGTTGGCTGTGCGCCGGGCGAATAAACCGGGCAGCGGCTGGACCAAAGAAGAAGTGGAAAACCTGCTCTACCTCGGGTTCCTCGGGGTGTTCGTGGGTGGCCGTCTGGGGTATGTCCTGTTCTATGCCTTCCCCTCGTTCATCAGTAACCCGCTTTACCTGTTCAAAGTGTGGGATGGCGGTATGTCATTCCACGGCGGTCTGGTTGGGGTGATTTGCGTTATGCTGTGGTTTGCCCATCGCACCAAGCGCCACTTCTTTCAGGTTGCCGATTTTATCGCACCGCTGATTCCTTTCGGGCTGGGTGCTGGGCGCTTGGGTAACTTTATCAACGGGGAGCTGTGGGGCCGCGTCACTACCGATACGCCATGGGCAATGCTGTTCCCAGGCGCACGCAGCGAAGATTTGATGCTGGCGGTCACCAACCCACAATGGCAGACAATTTTTAATCAGTACGGCATGTTACCGCGCCACCCGTCGCAGCTTTATCAGATGACGCTGGAAGGCATTGCGCTGTTTATCTTGTTAAACCTGTTTATTCGTAAACCGCGCCCGATGGGCAGCGTTTCCGGCTTGTTTTTGATTGGCTACGGTGTGTTCCGCATTATCACCGAATTTTTCCGCCAGCCGGACGCTCAGCTTGGCCTGTTCGGTAATTTCATCAGTATGGGGCAGATTCTGTCGCTGCCGATGGTGTTTGCCGGTATTCTGATGATGGTCTGGGCCTATCGCCGCAAGGCGTAA
- the mutH gene encoding DNA mismatch repair endonuclease MutH has translation MPNPIATPPADEHTLLERAQALAGYTLAELAARANLPLPANLKCDKGWIGVLLERFLGASAGSKPEQDFPDIGVELKTIPIDDRGRPLETTFVSVAPLTGNSGVTWESSHVRHKLARVLWIPVEGLREIPLGERHIGTPLIWSPSPEEEELLRRDWEELMDLIVLGKVESITARHGEVLQLRPKGANSKALTQAIGEFGQPIMTLPRGFYLKKTFTGPLLARHFHL, from the coding sequence ATGCCCAACCCGATTGCAACGCCACCAGCCGATGAGCATACGCTACTTGAACGCGCGCAAGCGCTTGCCGGTTATACGCTGGCAGAACTTGCCGCACGGGCAAACCTGCCGCTGCCAGCCAACCTCAAATGCGACAAGGGGTGGATAGGCGTGTTGCTTGAGCGCTTTCTCGGTGCCAGCGCAGGCAGCAAACCGGAACAGGATTTTCCAGATATTGGCGTAGAGCTAAAAACCATTCCGATTGACGATCGAGGCAGGCCGCTCGAAACCACCTTCGTGTCAGTGGCACCGCTAACCGGCAACAGCGGTGTGACATGGGAGAGCAGCCATGTGCGGCATAAGTTGGCACGGGTACTGTGGATCCCGGTGGAAGGATTGCGTGAAATTCCTCTCGGCGAACGCCATATCGGCACGCCACTTATCTGGAGCCCCTCTCCCGAGGAGGAGGAACTGCTGCGGCGGGATTGGGAAGAACTGATGGACCTGATTGTGCTCGGCAAGGTGGAGAGCATCACCGCGCGTCACGGCGAGGTACTACAATTACGCCCCAAAGGGGCCAACAGTAAGGCGCTGACGCAAGCAATCGGCGAGTTTGGTCAGCCCATCATGACCTTGCCGCGCGGTTTCTATTTGAAGAAGACCTTTACCGGCCCGTTGTTAGCGCGCCATTTTCATCTTTAA
- the thyA gene encoding thymidylate synthase, translated as MKQYLELMQKVLDEGTPKGDRTGTGTLSIFGHQMRFNLQDGFPLVTTKRCHLRSIIHELLWFLNGDTNVGYLHDNKVSIWDEWADENGDLGPVYGKQWRAWGAADGRQIDQLQTVLQQLKQDPNSRRIIVSAWNVGELEQMALAPCHAFFQFYVADGKLSCQLYQRSCDVFLGLPFNIASYALLVHMMAQQCDLEVGDFVWTGGDTHLYNNHMEQTHLQLSREPKALPKLIIKRRPASLFDYQFDDFEIEGYDPHPAIKAPVAI; from the coding sequence ATGAAACAGTATCTGGAATTGATGCAGAAAGTGCTTGATGAGGGAACGCCGAAGGGAGACAGAACCGGCACCGGAACCTTATCGATTTTCGGCCATCAGATGCGTTTCAACCTGCAAGACGGCTTTCCACTGGTGACCACCAAGCGCTGCCATCTGCGCTCGATCATTCACGAACTGCTGTGGTTCCTCAACGGTGACACCAACGTTGGCTATCTGCATGACAATAAAGTTAGCATTTGGGATGAATGGGCCGATGAGAATGGCGATCTTGGGCCGGTATACGGCAAACAGTGGCGCGCCTGGGGGGCGGCGGATGGTCGGCAGATTGACCAGTTGCAAACCGTGCTGCAACAGTTAAAGCAGGACCCGAATTCACGCCGTATCATCGTTTCTGCCTGGAACGTGGGTGAATTAGAACAAATGGCGTTGGCACCCTGCCACGCATTTTTCCAGTTCTACGTGGCGGATGGCAAACTTTCCTGCCAGCTTTACCAACGCTCGTGTGATGTGTTCCTCGGCCTGCCGTTCAATATTGCCAGCTATGCACTGCTGGTGCATATGATGGCGCAGCAGTGTGACCTTGAAGTCGGCGACTTTGTCTGGACCGGTGGTGATACCCATCTGTACAACAACCATATGGAGCAGACGCATCTGCAACTGAGCCGTGAGCCAAAAGCGCTGCCGAAGTTGATCATTAAACGTCGTCCTGCCTCGCTGTTTGACTACCAGTTCGACGATTTCGAAATTGAAGGCTACGATCCGCATCCTGCCATTAAGGCACCGGTGGCGATTTAA
- a CDS encoding prepilin-type N-terminal cleavage/methylation domain-containing protein encodes MPCGSCRQRQYQQGFGLVETAIAALFFAVSVLGLLQYHQRLQQAFVHQWQQRQAWHLAYQQFAIYAAGRGGEALTLFERDLPPGWQLALTEQYPTAACLRVSSTVTTPQHYQACLYRWFCFTDTNRRTVPEGN; translated from the coding sequence ATGCCGTGTGGAAGCTGTCGACAAAGGCAATATCAACAAGGGTTTGGGTTGGTGGAAACCGCCATCGCCGCGCTGTTTTTTGCTGTATCGGTGTTAGGATTACTGCAATATCATCAGCGGTTGCAACAGGCCTTTGTACATCAATGGCAGCAAAGGCAGGCATGGCATCTGGCATATCAACAGTTTGCCATTTATGCTGCCGGTCGGGGAGGGGAGGCATTAACGTTGTTTGAACGCGATCTCCCTCCTGGATGGCAGTTAGCGTTGACAGAGCAGTACCCGACGGCAGCCTGCCTGCGCGTCTCCTCGACGGTGACAACGCCGCAGCACTACCAGGCGTGCTTGTACCGTTGGTTTTGTTTTACTGATACGAATCGGCGAACCGTGCCTGAGGGCAATTGA
- the recC gene encoding exodeoxyribonuclease V subunit gamma, whose protein sequence is MFRVYHSNQLDILKTLMVTLIARQPLQDPFQPETILVQSPGMAQWLQIELATHFGIAANLHFPLPGVFLWDMCRRVLPDIPAENTFSKEAMTWKLMHILPQQQDNPSFLPLSHYLQDDADKRKRHQLAGRVADLFDQYLIYRPEWIKQWQAGALVDGLGDAQVWQAELWRALLQYSAQLEQKEWHHARLYQRFIEMLEQATTCPQGLPPRVFICGISALPPVYLHALRALAKHIDVHLLFTNPCRDYWSDIQDRHFLAKLKSRQRRLHSNSLSAEEQYRPLFRDPANVDGLFNDEGEQRIVNPLLASWGKLGRDHLYQLAQIDEVDDIEAFVELDGITLLQQVQRDILELDDGSVIADSAQAQASSERKRLLTPQDASLTFHACHSPQREVEVLHDQLLAMMAEDETLTPRDVIVMMADIDSYTPFIQAVFGNAPTARYLPFAISDQRARHAHPVLPAFLSLLELPHSRFTAEQVLSLLEVPALSARFGIDEEGLRRLRLWVMESGVRWGLDDDNVRDLDLPVTGQHTWRFGLTRMLLGYAMNSSSGAWQGVLPYDESSGLIAQLVGQLAELLAQLSQWRQRLRVARTPAQWLPLCRQLLDDLFIADSDSDAALSLIEQQWQAMLGAAVANAFEEAIPVALLRDDLSQRLDREKLSQRFLAGAINFCTLMPMRSIPFKVVCLLGMNDGVYPRSLPRLGFDLMAQKGQRGDRSRRDDDRYLFLEALISAQQRLYISYIGRAIQDNTQRYPSVLVSELMEYLAQSYHLPGDEAQDLDTSAARVCAHLCCEHTRMPFDKDNFLEHAQPCSFASEWLAAAGRAGLPQPLFDTPLEPITYSDITLDALKRFYRHPVKTFFQARLGVNFVVQNDELLDEEPFALDNLSRYQLNAQLLNVLIAQEDADELLHRARAAGELPYGAFGELYWQKQRQEMQALADSVSTERDAAGMTSLEVDMTLDGVRLSGWVMQVQRDGLLRWRPARLGMKDGVALWLDHLAYCLAGGLGESRMYGREETVWRFAAVSVDEAQRQMAHMIEGYQQGMNAPLLLLHQSGGAWLQACYDASSGTLNDASDVVQKALNKLQQSWAGNMMLPGEGDDFYLQRIVPELDEARIEAIVTAAKTWLLPILRANQA, encoded by the coding sequence ATGTTCAGGGTTTATCACTCAAATCAGTTAGATATTTTGAAAACGCTGATGGTGACGCTGATAGCGCGCCAACCGTTACAGGACCCTTTCCAGCCTGAAACGATCCTGGTTCAAAGCCCTGGTATGGCACAATGGTTACAGATTGAACTTGCCACTCACTTTGGTATTGCTGCCAATTTGCATTTTCCTTTGCCCGGTGTTTTTTTGTGGGACATGTGTCGGCGCGTGTTACCGGATATCCCGGCGGAAAACACCTTTAGCAAAGAAGCGATGACCTGGAAGTTAATGCATATTTTGCCTCAGCAGCAGGATAATCCGTCATTCTTGCCGTTGAGTCACTATTTGCAAGATGATGCCGATAAACGCAAGCGGCATCAACTCGCCGGGCGAGTTGCAGATCTGTTCGATCAATACCTGATTTATCGGCCTGAGTGGATCAAACAGTGGCAAGCCGGTGCGCTGGTGGACGGGTTGGGGGATGCGCAGGTGTGGCAAGCCGAGCTGTGGCGTGCACTTTTGCAATACAGCGCGCAACTTGAACAGAAAGAGTGGCACCACGCTCGCCTTTATCAGCGCTTTATCGAGATGCTGGAGCAAGCCACTACCTGCCCGCAAGGGTTACCGCCACGCGTGTTTATCTGCGGTATTTCAGCGCTACCGCCGGTTTATTTGCACGCGCTGCGTGCATTGGCAAAGCATATTGATGTGCATCTGCTGTTTACTAACCCATGCCGGGATTACTGGAGTGATATTCAGGATCGCCATTTTTTAGCGAAGCTGAAAAGTCGTCAGCGTCGCTTGCACAGCAACAGCCTCAGCGCCGAGGAACAATACCGTCCGCTGTTTCGCGATCCTGCCAATGTTGATGGGTTGTTCAACGATGAGGGCGAACAGCGCATTGTGAATCCGCTGCTGGCAAGCTGGGGAAAACTGGGGCGTGATCATCTCTATCAGTTGGCGCAGATCGACGAGGTCGATGATATTGAAGCCTTTGTCGAGCTTGATGGCATAACGCTATTGCAACAAGTGCAGCGCGATATTCTGGAACTTGATGACGGCAGCGTGATTGCCGATAGCGCACAAGCGCAGGCTAGCAGTGAACGTAAGCGCCTGCTTACGCCGCAGGATGCTTCTCTCACTTTTCACGCCTGCCACAGTCCTCAGCGTGAGGTCGAAGTACTGCACGACCAACTGCTGGCAATGATGGCAGAGGATGAAACACTCACGCCGCGTGATGTTATCGTTATGATGGCGGACATTGATAGTTATACGCCTTTCATTCAGGCGGTGTTTGGTAATGCGCCGACAGCGCGCTATTTGCCTTTCGCTATCTCCGACCAGCGAGCCCGCCACGCGCACCCGGTTTTGCCTGCATTTCTCAGCCTGTTGGAGTTGCCACACAGTCGTTTTACCGCCGAGCAGGTGCTGTCGCTGCTTGAAGTCCCTGCGCTTTCTGCCCGTTTTGGTATCGACGAAGAAGGGCTGCGTCGTTTGCGGCTGTGGGTGATGGAATCTGGCGTGCGCTGGGGGCTTGATGATGACAACGTGCGCGATCTTGATTTGCCGGTCACCGGCCAGCATACCTGGCGTTTTGGTCTGACACGCATGCTGTTGGGCTATGCGATGAACAGCAGTTCGGGGGCCTGGCAGGGCGTGTTGCCCTATGATGAATCGAGTGGGTTGATTGCCCAACTGGTGGGGCAATTGGCGGAGTTATTGGCGCAACTCAGCCAATGGCGTCAGCGTTTACGGGTAGCGCGCACGCCAGCGCAATGGCTGCCGCTGTGTCGGCAACTGTTGGACGATCTTTTCATTGCGGATAGCGACAGCGATGCCGCGCTGTCTTTGATTGAGCAGCAATGGCAGGCGATGCTGGGGGCGGCAGTCGCCAATGCGTTTGAGGAGGCGATCCCGGTGGCATTGTTGCGTGACGATTTGTCCCAACGCTTGGATCGGGAAAAACTGAGTCAACGCTTTCTCGCCGGTGCCATTAACTTCTGTACGCTGATGCCGATGCGTTCGATACCCTTCAAAGTGGTCTGTCTGCTGGGGATGAACGATGGGGTGTATCCGCGCTCGCTGCCCCGGTTGGGGTTTGACCTGATGGCGCAGAAAGGGCAACGCGGTGACCGCAGCCGTCGTGATGATGACCGTTATTTGTTTCTGGAAGCGTTAATCTCGGCGCAACAGCGCCTCTATATCAGTTACATCGGTCGCGCCATTCAAGATAACACGCAGCGTTATCCCTCCGTGTTGGTGAGCGAACTGATGGAGTATTTAGCGCAAAGTTACCATTTGCCAGGGGATGAGGCGCAGGATCTGGATACCAGCGCGGCACGCGTATGTGCGCATCTGTGCTGCGAGCATACCCGTATGCCGTTTGACAAGGATAACTTTCTTGAACACGCTCAACCGTGCAGCTTCGCCAGTGAATGGCTTGCCGCGGCTGGGCGCGCTGGATTGCCGCAGCCGCTGTTTGATACGCCACTGGAGCCTATCACTTACTCCGATATTACGCTGGATGCGTTGAAACGTTTTTATCGCCACCCTGTCAAAACCTTTTTCCAAGCGCGTTTGGGCGTGAACTTTGTCGTGCAGAACGATGAACTGCTCGATGAGGAGCCATTCGCTTTGGATAACCTCAGTCGCTATCAGTTGAATGCGCAATTACTGAATGTGCTGATTGCGCAAGAGGATGCGGATGAACTGCTACACCGAGCCCGCGCGGCGGGCGAGCTTCCCTATGGCGCTTTCGGTGAGTTGTATTGGCAAAAACAGCGCCAGGAGATGCAAGCGCTGGCTGACAGCGTCAGCACGGAGCGTGATGCGGCGGGAATGACCAGCCTGGAAGTGGACATGACGCTAGACGGTGTACGCCTGAGTGGTTGGGTGATGCAGGTACAGCGCGATGGTCTGTTGCGCTGGCGCCCAGCGCGTTTAGGCATGAAAGATGGCGTGGCCCTGTGGTTGGATCATCTGGCGTACTGCCTGGCGGGAGGTTTGGGAGAGAGCCGCATGTATGGCCGTGAAGAGACAGTCTGGCGCTTTGCTGCAGTTTCTGTGGACGAAGCACAACGCCAGATGGCGCATATGATTGAAGGATATCAACAAGGCATGAATGCCCCACTATTATTACTGCACCAGAGCGGAGGGGCTTGGCTGCAAGCATGCTACGATGCATCAAGTGGCACGTTGAACGATGCCTCCGATGTGGTGCAGAAAGCGTTGAACAAGCTGCAACAAAGCTGGGCTGGCAACATGATGTTGCCCGGTGAAGGCGATGATTTCTATTTGCAGCGTATCGTGCCGGAACTGGATGAAGCCCGCATTGAGGCGATTGTTACAGCGGCAAAAACCTGGCTGTTGCCGATCCTGCGCGCCAATCAGGCATAA
- a CDS encoding prepilin peptidase-dependent protein, whose protein sequence is MQRYAASFRHSALLSRRVGGFSLMEVLLAMLVGCVMVIGSMQIYPTLHRHSQNTLRHFWLEQRIHQALFALEKDLRRAGFCTSRCQDNVVTLGQFPGETANSCAIVAYDFNRRGGAPQRRETFGYRLRAGAWETQVSIVDCGGGGWERRLDPQEVTVTRFEVIAWRNVTGLALYEVHLAGHWFRRPDIARHTVRWIAGHNA, encoded by the coding sequence ATGCAGCGATACGCCGCCAGTTTTAGGCATTCCGCGTTGTTAAGCCGCAGAGTCGGCGGGTTTAGCCTGATGGAGGTGCTGCTGGCAATGCTGGTTGGCTGCGTGATGGTTATCGGCTCTATGCAGATTTACCCTACGCTGCACAGGCATAGTCAGAATACGCTACGCCATTTCTGGTTAGAACAGCGGATTCATCAGGCACTGTTTGCGCTGGAAAAAGATCTGCGCCGCGCGGGTTTTTGCACCAGTCGCTGTCAAGATAATGTCGTAACCTTAGGGCAATTTCCCGGTGAGACGGCGAACAGTTGCGCAATTGTTGCCTATGATTTTAATCGACGTGGCGGTGCGCCGCAGCGTCGGGAAACGTTTGGATACCGGTTGCGTGCAGGAGCATGGGAAACACAAGTCAGCATTGTCGATTGTGGCGGCGGCGGATGGGAGCGACGGCTTGATCCGCAGGAAGTGACGGTAACGCGTTTTGAAGTGATTGCATGGCGTAATGTGACCGGACTGGCGCTTTATGAAGTGCATCTGGCGGGACACTGGTTTCGCCGCCCTGATATCGCACGCCATACGGTGCGCTGGATTGCAGGGCATAACGCATGA
- the rppH gene encoding RNA pyrophosphohydrolase, with translation MIDDDGYRPNVGIVICNRLGEVLWARRYGQHSWQFPQGGINPGESPEQAMYRELFEEVGLRKKDVRILASTRSWLRYKLPKRLVRWDTKPVCIGQKQKWFLLQLMCNESDINMQSSGTPEFDGWRWVSYWYPVRQVVSFKRDVYRRVMKEFISPVIQLQENAAARAPSVPRRKRG, from the coding sequence GTGATCGATGATGATGGCTACCGCCCTAACGTTGGTATTGTAATTTGCAATCGGCTTGGTGAAGTGCTCTGGGCGCGTCGTTATGGCCAGCACTCCTGGCAGTTCCCGCAAGGGGGCATCAACCCGGGGGAAAGCCCTGAACAGGCCATGTATCGCGAACTGTTTGAAGAAGTGGGACTCAGGAAAAAGGATGTCCGTATTCTGGCTTCAACCCGCAGCTGGTTACGTTACAAATTACCAAAACGTTTGGTGCGTTGGGATACAAAACCGGTTTGTATCGGTCAAAAGCAGAAGTGGTTTCTGCTACAGTTAATGTGCAACGAATCTGATATCAATATGCAAAGCAGCGGCACGCCGGAGTTTGACGGCTGGCGCTGGGTGAGTTACTGGTATCCTGTGCGTCAGGTGGTGTCGTTTAAACGCGACGTTTACCGTCGGGTGATGAAGGAATTTATCAGCCCGGTTATACAACTGCAAGAGAACGCCGCGGCGAGGGCGCCTTCGGTGCCTCGGCGCAAAAGAGGATAA
- the ptsP gene encoding phosphoenolpyruvate--protein phosphotransferase gives MLTRLREIVEKVAAASRLNDALDLLVNETCQAMDTEVCSIYLADHDRQCYYLMATRGLKKPRGRLITLAFGQGIVGLVGQRAEPINLADAQAHPSFKFIPSVKEQHFRSFLGVPIIHRRQLLGVLVVQQREHRQFDKNEESFMVTLAKQMAAILSLTQIKALFGQYRQTRLKALVASSGVAIAPGWMDSSQPSLELVFPASSLDSERERSRLTQALEEANAEFRRFSKRFSASAQKESAAIFDLYSHLLSDARLKRELFQEVDDGNVAEWAVKLVIERFAAQFAVLQDAYLRERAGDFRALGQRLLFHLDDSVTSSERWPPHFILVADELTATLLADVPQDRLAGVVVHDGAANSHAAIMVRAMGIPTLMGADIQPELLHQRTLILDGYRGELLVDPEPTLLQEYQRLLSEDNALTRLAEDDMQRPAVLKSGERMQVMLNAGLSAEHEQRFINLVDGVGLYRTEVPFMLQSGFPSEDEQMAQYQGMLQLYPSRPVVLRTLDIGADKQLPYLPISEENPCLGWRGIRVTLDQPEIFLIQVRAMLRANAETGNLRILLPMVSSLEEVDEACRLIAQAAAEVRELVGHALPEPRIGVMIEVPSMLFLLPHLASRIDFVSVGTNDLTQYLLAVDRNNPHVASLYDSLHPSMLQALAGIARECQRLDLEVSVCGEMAGEAMGSLVLTGLGYRTFSMNGRSVARVKYLLRQLVLAEVQTLTQRLLAARSASEVRQWIALFLEERGLGGLVRGGR, from the coding sequence ATGCTCACGCGTTTGCGAGAAATCGTTGAGAAAGTGGCGGCGGCATCGCGCTTAAATGATGCGCTGGATCTGTTGGTCAATGAGACCTGCCAGGCGATGGATACGGAAGTCTGTTCTATCTATCTGGCCGATCACGATCGCCAATGTTACTACCTGATGGCGACACGCGGTTTGAAAAAGCCGCGTGGTCGTCTTATCACGCTGGCTTTTGGTCAAGGAATTGTCGGATTAGTGGGGCAGCGTGCTGAACCCATCAACCTGGCCGATGCGCAAGCCCACCCCAGTTTTAAATTTATCCCTTCCGTTAAAGAGCAACACTTTCGTTCTTTCCTTGGCGTGCCCATTATTCATCGTCGACAACTGCTGGGTGTGTTGGTGGTGCAACAGCGCGAACATCGCCAGTTTGATAAGAATGAAGAGTCTTTCATGGTCACGCTGGCGAAGCAAATGGCCGCCATTCTCTCTCTGACGCAAATCAAGGCGCTGTTTGGTCAATATCGGCAAACACGGCTCAAAGCGCTGGTGGCATCGAGCGGCGTGGCGATTGCGCCAGGCTGGATGGACAGCAGCCAGCCTTCACTGGAATTGGTTTTCCCTGCTTCAAGCCTGGATAGCGAACGCGAGCGCTCGCGTCTGACGCAGGCGCTGGAAGAGGCCAACGCCGAATTCCGCCGTTTCAGTAAACGCTTCAGTGCCAGCGCGCAAAAAGAGAGTGCAGCGATTTTCGATCTTTATTCCCATTTGCTGAGCGACGCACGCCTCAAGCGCGAGCTATTTCAGGAAGTGGATGACGGGAATGTCGCCGAGTGGGCGGTAAAACTGGTGATCGAGCGTTTTGCTGCGCAGTTTGCTGTGCTTCAGGATGCCTATTTGCGCGAACGCGCCGGGGATTTCCGCGCGTTGGGCCAGCGTTTGTTGTTTCATCTTGATGACAGTGTGACCAGCAGCGAGCGCTGGCCGCCGCATTTTATTCTGGTGGCCGATGAACTGACGGCAACGCTGCTGGCGGATGTGCCGCAAGACCGATTGGCGGGTGTGGTCGTACACGACGGTGCCGCCAACTCACATGCGGCGATCATGGTGCGGGCGATGGGGATCCCCACCCTGATGGGCGCGGATATTCAGCCGGAGTTATTGCACCAGCGCACCTTGATCCTTGATGGTTATCGGGGTGAACTGCTGGTAGATCCCGAGCCGACGCTGTTGCAAGAATATCAACGCCTGTTGAGTGAAGATAATGCGCTGACGCGCCTGGCCGAAGACGATATGCAACGGCCTGCGGTGCTGAAAAGCGGAGAGCGCATGCAAGTGATGCTCAATGCCGGACTCAGCGCCGAACATGAGCAGCGTTTTATCAACCTGGTTGATGGCGTGGGGCTGTACCGCACCGAAGTGCCTTTCATGCTACAGAGCGGTTTTCCGTCTGAAGATGAACAGATGGCGCAGTACCAGGGCATGTTGCAGCTTTATCCTTCCCGCCCGGTGGTGTTGCGCACACTGGATATCGGTGCCGATAAACAGCTTCCCTATTTGCCGATCAGCGAAGAAAACCCCTGCTTGGGGTGGCGCGGTATTCGCGTTACGCTCGATCAACCGGAGATCTTCTTGATCCAGGTGCGGGCGATGCTGCGCGCGAATGCTGAAACCGGCAACCTGCGCATTTTGTTACCGATGGTCAGCAGTCTGGAGGAAGTGGACGAAGCGTGTCGGCTTATCGCTCAGGCCGCCGCTGAGGTACGGGAACTGGTGGGACATGCCTTGCCGGAACCGCGCATCGGGGTGATGATCGAAGTCCCGTCTATGCTGTTTTTGCTGCCGCATCTGGCCTCTCGTATCGATTTTGTCTCGGTAGGCACTAACGATCTGACCCAATATTTGCTGGCAGTGGATCGCAACAACCCGCACGTCGCATCACTTTATGACAGCCTGCACCCGTCCATGTTGCAGGCGTTGGCCGGTATTGCACGTGAATGCCAACGTCTTGATCTTGAAGTCTCTGTCTGTGGTGAAATGGCCGGCGAGGCGATGGGATCGCTGGTATTAACCGGGCTGGGCTATCGCACGTTCAGTATGAATGGTCGTAGCGTAGCGCGGGTAAAATACCTGCTGCGTCAATTGGTGCTGGCAGAGGTGCAAACGCTGACTCAACGCCTTTTGGCGGCGCGCAGCGCCAGCGAAGTGCGTCAGTGGATTGCGCTTTTCCTCGAAGAACGCGGTTTGGGCGGATTAGTCCGCGGTGGTCGCTGA
- a CDS encoding YgdB family protein: protein MKRWCQQGNGALLMVMLLAASGLLLMTGMQRQLDSALSLTHDERRYWQTRVLAESSLQWGLGQEWLMGNRSDEQCLGYAAEGLQVCLRQVPGEHYMLLRGEGHLPRSSSVMVLYQRVVPIEPDGETSPLKPITGGWLDFCPERQEAICGG from the coding sequence ATGAAACGCTGGTGCCAGCAGGGCAATGGTGCACTCTTAATGGTGATGCTGTTGGCAGCCTCGGGGCTGCTGTTAATGACGGGGATGCAACGGCAGTTGGACAGTGCGCTCTCTCTTACCCATGATGAGCGCCGCTATTGGCAAACGAGGGTGTTGGCCGAATCGTCGTTACAATGGGGTCTTGGACAAGAGTGGCTCATGGGCAATCGTTCCGACGAGCAATGTCTCGGCTATGCCGCAGAAGGGCTGCAAGTCTGTTTACGCCAGGTACCCGGTGAACACTATATGTTGCTGCGCGGTGAGGGACATCTTCCCCGTTCTTCATCAGTGATGGTGCTCTATCAGCGTGTGGTACCCATCGAGCCAGACGGTGAAACCAGCCCGTTGAAGCCAATCACAGGAGGTTGGCTGGATTTTTGCCCCGAAAGGCAGGAGGCCATTTGTGGCGGATAG
- a CDS encoding prepilin peptidase-dependent protein: MDKSTFVDAGFTLPELLIALTLIALLSAGGIQGWAVYQQAVRLEQQTQLVMLFLQRVQANAYRYNDTRTVSVIQAGGTWCLREGTGGALSCHEGTGGRLLPSARDVRIAAMARPTVIFYGLRNTAQAGHLVLENGAGRLRIVISIWGRIRLCSDTPPVLGIPRC; encoded by the coding sequence ATGGATAAAAGCACCTTTGTTGATGCGGGTTTTACCCTGCCGGAATTGCTGATTGCACTGACGCTTATCGCCTTGTTATCCGCAGGCGGAATTCAGGGCTGGGCCGTCTATCAACAGGCTGTGCGTCTCGAGCAACAAACGCAGTTGGTGATGTTGTTTCTGCAACGCGTGCAGGCCAATGCCTACCGGTATAACGACACACGCACGGTAAGTGTAATACAAGCCGGTGGAACGTGGTGTTTGCGCGAAGGTACAGGTGGGGCGTTGAGCTGTCATGAGGGCACTGGCGGGCGTTTATTGCCCTCAGCTCGCGATGTACGCATTGCCGCAATGGCGCGTCCGACGGTCATCTTTTATGGTCTGCGCAATACGGCGCAGGCAGGACACCTGGTGTTGGAGAATGGTGCCGGTCGTCTGCGTATCGTGATATCGATCTGGGGGAGGATACGGTTATGCAGCGATACGCCGCCAGTTTTAGGCATTCCGCGTTGTTAA